Part of the Eubacterium sp. 1001713B170207_170306_E7 genome, ATAGATGGACTGGTCGGGATCACCGATAACAAAAAGCTCTCGGCCATCGCGGTTCCATGATTTGATAAGCTCATATTGGATGGGACTGATGTCTTGAAACTCATCGACTAATAAAAAGCTGTAGTGGTTTTTACGGATGCTGTTTTTATCTTCGGATTCCAGCATTGCCAGCGTTTCGATGAGAAGATCGTCAAAATCCAGGACAGACAGTGCTTTGAGCTGCTGGCCGTAATAATCGAAGGCAGCTTCTGAGAGGACGTTTGATTCCCTTGACAGGCCGGTTTTCAAAAGAGAGACTTCCTTCAGAAACTGCTTTGCGGAAAGGGTCAGGCCAAAATGGCGAATGGTTTCTTCTGCGGTTTCAAGGGTTTCAAGGGCGTCGGCCAGCGTAAAACTTTCGCGGTGCTCCTTTAAGATTTTATTGCACAGGCTGTGGAAGGTTCCGATGTTTACCTGTCTGGCAGCGCGTTTTCCCAGCTCTTTCTCGAGCCGCTCACGCATTTCGGCGGCGGCTTTGTTCGTAAAGGTGACGGCAGTGATCTCCGTTGGCTTAACGCGCCGTTCATTGAGTAAATGAAGGATACGGGAAACCAGGGTTTTTGTTTTTCCGGTTCCCGGACCTGCGATGACGGCGATGGCTCTCCGCGCGGTTATAACAGCTTCCAGCTGCTCTGCGTTTAGCGATTCTGTCATAATGGGATGCGGAGGCTGGGCTGCTTCGGGTTCTTCGGGTTTGCCTGCGGCAGGCAGCTGTTTTGCGGCCTTTTCTTTCCGGGACATCTGCGCCAGTTCTGAAGACGCAAAAAGGCTGACCTGGCCGTCCAGGGCATTTAACTCAGAATCATCAATCAGTTTGACCTTGCCATATTCGCCGTCGTAGCCGGGTATCCGTTCAACCTCACCCTTTCTGAGGCGGTTAATGCCCTCTGAGATAAGAAACCCTGCGGCTTTTTTGATTTCCTCGATGGGTGCTTCACGCAGAATTGAGAATTCCGGCCCCAGCTTTTGCAGCATTTCCATGTAATCTTTTTGTACTTTCACACTGGCCGCGGAACGTCCTGTCGATGCGGCGATAACCTCCGGCAGAGGAACCAGGCTTTCGTAGGGGCGGGCATTTTTAAGCGTAAAGCCTTCGTCCCGGTCCGCGAGCTGCTCGACACGGTGGGAGACGCCAATGGTCAGCTTTCTGCCGCAGACCGGGCATTTCCCATTATAGGGCTCCGCCTCCTTTGGGCTTAAGCACAGATGGCATTTCCGGTGTCCATCGTAATGATACTTGCCTTCTTCGGGGAAGAATTCAATGGTTCCAGCTAACCCTTTACCCTCCTGGATCGCGCCCGCCAGCCCTTCATAGCTGAGGTCGATGTCCATTAAATTGGCTTCACGCCCCAGCTTGGCGGGGGAGTGGGCGTCGGAGTTTGAGATAAGCTGATAGCCATCGAGGGCGGAAAGACGCCAGTTCATAGGAGGATCGGAGGACAGGCCTGTTTCCAGGGCGCGGATATGGGGCGTGAGATCCTCAAAGCATTCCTCGATGGTGTCAAAACCGGAGAAAGCGCCGAAAAGCGAAAAATGCGGTGTCCAGATATGGGCAGGGATGTAGACAGCCTCTGGGCAGGTTTCAAGCATGATTTCCAAAAGGTCGTGGCAGTCAAGCCCCAGAATGGGCCGTCCGTCGGAGTGGATGTTGCCGATGGCTTCCAGTTTTTTAGAAAAGAGCTCAGCGGATTCCAGACTTGGCAGTAGAATGACGCTGTGCACCTTGCGGACCTTTCCATTTTTTTTGTAAATCGAGCTGATCTCGCCGGAGATCACAAAGCGTGGATCGGCTTTGACGCCTGCGGTATCATCCTTTAAACGAAATTCATCTTTTAAGGTATAGAGGCCTGATTCAGCTGGTTTAAGCTTTTCGCCCAATTCCTCCCGCCACGCAGGATGGGTGAAGTCGCCGGTCCCCAGAATATCAATGCCTTTTCTTCTCGACCAGAGATCCAAGTGCTCTGGCGTGCATTCCTTGCTGGTGGCCCTTGAGTAGCGGGAATGTATATGTAAATCGGAAATAAACAAAATAGTCACCTGTTTCTAATTAAGATAAGCTTAATTATAGCCTTTTTCCCCTGAATGTACAAGGGAGGTAAAACGGCCAGCCCAGAGCTTTTTTATATTGTCAGCTTTTATTCTTTCTAAGTAAATGTTATAATAGAATTAATCTGAGTGTAAACAATTAAGACAAACGATGAGGATAAATGAAGGATATGAATCCAATGGACAAACGAGAAAAATATAAAGACTATTTATTACAGATTGGTCAAGATTTATTAAAGCTGAAGCCTCTGCTGATCGACAATAAGACTTTAAAGGAAAGTGTCAGTTATCTGGCAGAATTTCTCAGGCGTTACTTTCCAATAAGCCAGCTGGCAGTTATGCAGATCTCCCGGGAAGGTGGCATAAAG contains:
- a CDS encoding UvrD-helicase domain-containing protein; translated protein: MFISDLHIHSRYSRATSKECTPEHLDLWSRRKGIDILGTGDFTHPAWREELGEKLKPAESGLYTLKDEFRLKDDTAGVKADPRFVISGEISSIYKKNGKVRKVHSVILLPSLESAELFSKKLEAIGNIHSDGRPILGLDCHDLLEIMLETCPEAVYIPAHIWTPHFSLFGAFSGFDTIEECFEDLTPHIRALETGLSSDPPMNWRLSALDGYQLISNSDAHSPAKLGREANLMDIDLSYEGLAGAIQEGKGLAGTIEFFPEEGKYHYDGHRKCHLCLSPKEAEPYNGKCPVCGRKLTIGVSHRVEQLADRDEGFTLKNARPYESLVPLPEVIAASTGRSAASVKVQKDYMEMLQKLGPEFSILREAPIEEIKKAAGFLISEGINRLRKGEVERIPGYDGEYGKVKLIDDSELNALDGQVSLFASSELAQMSRKEKAAKQLPAAGKPEEPEAAQPPHPIMTESLNAEQLEAVITARRAIAVIAGPGTGKTKTLVSRILHLLNERRVKPTEITAVTFTNKAAAEMRERLEKELGKRAARQVNIGTFHSLCNKILKEHRESFTLADALETLETAEETIRHFGLTLSAKQFLKEVSLLKTGLSRESNVLSEAAFDYYGQQLKALSVLDFDDLLIETLAMLESEDKNSIRKNHYSFLLVDEFQDISPIQYELIKSWNRDGRELFVIGDPDQSIYGFRGSDARCFERLSADYPELQTIRLVHNYRSTPEIVTSACQVINQNGCLTREIQPFRPKGAPLKLVSAPSELSEGIFVAREINRLIGGIDMLDTETADNRQDSQTMRSFSDIAVLYRTHRQAEMLETCLKKEGIPYVITGRDDFLTDRSVRGTVCFFRTLLDPKDQLSLRLCLKLLWDLPEETADILIKAPDQIDASRCPYVYLKEKYQSKTKRTKPQKLLEDWAAELGLNENKAFTKFLDMTVFYKTLTEFMDTLTFGEEGDLKRSANKTYASDAVTLMTLHGSKGLEFPIVFLYGAKKGMMPLEVGKLSSDLQEERRLFFVGMTRAKDELILTTSSEPSPFLDELPEAMLKRQLAGKPLNPNEGKQISLTDLLS